In the genome of Coxiella burnetii, the window GCGTTAATCGCGGCACTCATGTGGTTCAACAATTGTTAACTTTAAATCGGATGGTTCCTGAAGCCACTCTCCATGAGCAAAATTGGATGGACCTGGGCAAAGAGGCAGCCGATATTGCCGCCCAATTGGCACCTGAGGCTATTGCAAAGAATATTGATCTTGAGCTCATCACTCCCGATGATCCGCCTAAAGTAAAAGGCAATAACACGGCTATTAGTATTCTTATCCGCAATATGGTCGACAATGCTATTCGTTATTCACCCGAAAAGAGCAAGGTCACGATTCGAATCGAAAAAGAAGATAACCGCGTAATTCTACGCGTAATCGACAACGGACCGGGCATCCCCGAAGAACTACGCGAACGGGTTTTTGAACGGTTTTTTAGAATGATTGGCAATCAAGCCACGGGAAGTGGACTGGGCCTAAGCATTGTCCTTCAAATCGCCAAATTGCATAACGCAGAAATTGCCCTGAAAACACCTAACCATGGAAAAGGATTAGATTTTTGGGTGACTTTCCCCCTTATTCACAATTTCTGTGGATAACTTTGTGAGTAATTTGTCAGAATGAGAGTTAATTGATTGATATCATAACCCCCGATACAGATTGAAAACAAAATAAGCAACGAAAATTAATTAAATATATTCAATGGGTTAAATGTTTTTGCGCGGGTTTGTTTCATTTTCATAAAAAAGGTTTGACATCATTTTTATAATCAGTTAGACCTGTGAGCAACTGGTATAGACGCAAAAACTTCAAGGGACGTTAACAGTAATGTATCGTGAGTTATTTCTTAGATTGAATGAAGATACCATTGTACTAACCGCCAATCGTCGCCTTACCCATTATCTTTCAAAGGAATATGCACAATATCAGCTCAATACAGGGAAGAAAGTTTGGTCCACGCCTCGTATTTTGCCTTTAACCACTTGGCTTTCTGATTGTTGGCAACACTGCCCCCAAGCGGAAGGCATTCTTCTCACCGATTTTCAAGAGCAATTCCTTTGGAGAGAAATTGTTCCGTTTTTGGATAAAACCGTTCTCTTAGCAAAGGAAGCCTGGCGCTTGATGAAAGCCTGGGGATTATCAACTGATGAGCTTAAACTTGAAGCCAATAGCGAGGTTCAGTGTTTTATTGATTGGGCACTGCAATTCCAAAAGGAATTGGAACAAAACCAGTGGATTAGTTCCGTCGAACTGCCCGAACAACTGCAATCGCTAATCCCCCATTTAAAGCTACCCAAACAAATAATTTTGATTGGTTTTGATGAATTAGCACCCAACGTCCAGCAATTATTCGCAGCACTCGAAAAAAAAATCACAATAACGATCCCACAAAGTAGCCCGTATGAAGCGCAGCGGAATACGGGAACCGAATCATCATTGCCTCCCGTATTTCACGGTACTTCATACAGGCGCGTCAACTTCCAAAATAGCGAAATGGAAATTCAAACGATGGCACGGTGGGCGTATGCCCAATGGGAAAAAGAACCTAATCAAAAAATCGGCTGCGTTATGCCAGATCTTACTCAACATCGTACTCAGGTATTGCGTCTTTTCACAGAAATATTTGGAAGCAGCGAGCATTTTAACATTTCTGTCGCTGAGTCGTTGACTCAAATACCGCTCACCCAAATCGCCCTTAAGTGCTTAGAATTAGACCCTTTTAAAATCGATATTATGCAATTAGGAACTGTCTTTCGTTCTTCTTACATCAACAGCCGTACCGTCGATGTCTGTCTAGCCGCTCAACTGGATGTGAAACTGCGAGAATCAGCGCATTGGCAAGCGAATCCCGCATTCATTTTATACCACCTCCATCAACTCCAACCCCATTTTCAATCAACGACGTTAACCACGCGTTGCCAAACATGGCTTAGTAAAAGATCATCGACTCGTCTTTTCCCTAGCGCCTGGGCTCAACAATTTAGTGAAGAACTAACCGCCATCGGCTGGCCGGGGCAACGGTCTTTGGATTCAAAAGAATACCAACAATGGAAACGTTGGGAGAACCTTCTGCACGAATACGCTGCGCTAGATACCTTTACACAACAGCAAACACGAAAAAATGCGTTACAGCTGCTCCGACAGCTCGCGCACCATACGCTGTTTCAACCCATGTCTTCCCAAAATTCCTCTATTCAAATATTGGGTTTACTAGAAACAACGGGCCATTATTTCGATAAGCTGTGGATTGCCGGATTGAATGATAAAAAATGGCCGCGTGTGGCCTCCCCCAACCCTTTTTTACCGCTAAGTTTGCAAAGACGCTGCCAAATGCCGCACGCTTCTGCTAAACGGGAAATGGAGTACACATTGCAACTGCAAAACCGTCTTTTAAAAAGCGCACCTGCTATTATTTTAAGCGCACCATTGCAAGAAGGCGACATCCAGCTATCTACCAGCCCGCTCATCCGCCATTTCCCAGAAATAAATAACGAGGACCTACAGTTGACTGCGTGGCAACCGTTAAAAGCGCATTTGTTTAAAATAAAAATGCTGGAAACGATAGAGGATGCACAAGCGCCGGCCCTTCAAGAAAATGAACCGATGAGCGGCGGCAGCGGCCTATTACAAAGTCAATCGATCTGCCCTTTTCAGGCCTTTGCCAAAGTTCGTCTTCAAGCAAAACCATTAAATAAACCCCATACGGGGCTAAACGGGATAGAGCGTGGAAATTTCGTTCATCAAACCCTCGATCTTGTGTGGAAAAAAATTAAAGATTGGCAAACCCTAAATTCCTCTTCCGACGGCGAATTAGAAAATATTATTGACGAAACTATTACCCATCTTATTAGCCAAGAAAAATTAATTCAACCGTTATTTTTGAACACCGAAAAAAAACGACTCAAGCAACTCATTAAAAACTGGTTACTTCTTGAGAAAAAACGCCCACCCTTTGAAGTTAGTCAACGGGAAACCAAACGCCATATTAAAATTGGTCCGCTTCGACTCGAGGTGAGAATTGATCGGATAGACAATAATTGTTTTATTATCGACTATAAAACCGGCGGCCAAAATAGCGTGGACGATTGGTTTGGCGATCGATTAAAAAGCATTCAATTGCCCTTGTATTGCGCGTACGCCGCGCGAGAGGCTACGGGCATTGCTTATGCCGAAGTGCGAAGCCAAAAAATGACGTTCAAAGGATTAATCAGCGCCAATGAAAAATTTAATTCATTTTCTGAAGTGAAACCTTCACCGCTCGCGTGGAATGAATTAATTCGTCGATGGAAAATGCAATTATATCATTTAGCCGTGGATTTTTCCTCGGGAAAAGCTGATGTTGACCCCCTCGATTCCAAAACTGTTTGTAAAGTCTGCCATTTACATTCGCTCTGCCGTATCGGAGAAACCGAATGAACGACAAAATCATTCGACAACAAGCGTTAGATCCGCAGCAATCTTTTATTGTTCAAGCGCCGGCCGGATCGGGTAAAACTGAGTTATTAATTCAACGCTTCCTGAAATTATTAGCCACCGCCAAAATGCCGGAAGAAATTATCGCAATTACTTTCACGCGTAAAGCAGCCGCTGAAATGCGCGAACGCATTATCGCTGCGCTTAACGAAGCACAAACCCAACCGGCTCCATCTGACTCCCACAAAAAGCTTACGTGGACGTTAGCCAGAAAAGTTATCGAACGTAATCAGCATTATGACTGGCAATTAGATATGAATCCCAATCGTTTACGTTTATTAACTATCGATGCGTTAGCCAACCAAATCTGTTCTCAGATGCCTATTCTTTGCGGATTCGGCGCTCCGCCTTCCACATTAGAA includes:
- a CDS encoding PD-(D/E)XK nuclease family protein, which translates into the protein MYRELFLRLNEDTIVLTANRRLTHYLSKEYAQYQLNTGKKVWSTPRILPLTTWLSDCWQHCPQAEGILLTDFQEQFLWREIVPFLDKTVLLAKEAWRLMKAWGLSTDELKLEANSEVQCFIDWALQFQKELEQNQWISSVELPEQLQSLIPHLKLPKQIILIGFDELAPNVQQLFAALEKKITITIPQSSPYEAQRNTGTESSLPPVFHGTSYRRVNFQNSEMEIQTMARWAYAQWEKEPNQKIGCVMPDLTQHRTQVLRLFTEIFGSSEHFNISVAESLTQIPLTQIALKCLELDPFKIDIMQLGTVFRSSYINSRTVDVCLAAQLDVKLRESAHWQANPAFILYHLHQLQPHFQSTTLTTRCQTWLSKRSSTRLFPSAWAQQFSEELTAIGWPGQRSLDSKEYQQWKRWENLLHEYAALDTFTQQQTRKNALQLLRQLAHHTLFQPMSSQNSSIQILGLLETTGHYFDKLWIAGLNDKKWPRVASPNPFLPLSLQRRCQMPHASAKREMEYTLQLQNRLLKSAPAIILSAPLQEGDIQLSTSPLIRHFPEINNEDLQLTAWQPLKAHLFKIKMLETIEDAQAPALQENEPMSGGSGLLQSQSICPFQAFAKVRLQAKPLNKPHTGLNGIERGNFVHQTLDLVWKKIKDWQTLNSSSDGELENIIDETITHLISQEKLIQPLFLNTEKKRLKQLIKNWLLLEKKRPPFEVSQRETKRHIKIGPLRLEVRIDRIDNNCFIIDYKTGGQNSVDDWFGDRLKSIQLPLYCAYAAREATGIAYAEVRSQKMTFKGLISANEKFNSFSEVKPSPLAWNELIRRWKMQLYHLAVDFSSGKADVDPLDSKTVCKVCHLHSLCRIGETE